Proteins from a genomic interval of Diprion similis isolate iyDipSimi1 chromosome 10, iyDipSimi1.1, whole genome shotgun sequence:
- the LOC124411569 gene encoding serine/threonine-protein phosphatase 6 regulatory ankyrin repeat subunit A-like isoform X2 yields MLKMFRDEPPLIQAIFNGNLEEVKALLTQQVDVNSRDSEQRSPLHAAAYMGDPAIVQSLITWGAFVSQKDNRWLTPLHRACRSGNWGAVNVLLMYEADVNIRDRNWQTPLHVAAANNAIQCAESLIPLQNINVTDRGGRTSLHHAAYNGHFEMTELLISQPGCILNACDKKDRRALHYAAHMGHDAIVKLLVENTASVDVKDRELYTPLHAAVASGKVNCVRIIIAAGADVEAKNVYGNTPLHIACFNGHANTVTELINHNANIEALNYRGQTPLHVAAASVHGVECLEVLLFSGAQINVQSQDGRTPLHVTAIHGRFTRSKSLLDRGASVDTRDKNGNTALHIAAWYGHECLSTTLLERGASPAARNSDQRTPLHLSCLAGHIEVCRKLLQVDNRRMDSRDIKGRTPLHLAAFKGSVECLDLLLSSGANFRLPDNQNRSALHYAAGQGHYLCVFTLVGFVSDVNAQDAEGATPLHLAAAAADPSDSEARCVQYLLKHKADHLVRDKRGFTAIHYAVAGGNQPALAALLRASAPHNPLVSSASFGTTTADGDHPQCPALTPLHLAAYYGHGEILRLLLPLFPNTNIKEETGKTPLDLASYQGHKQCVQLLLRCGALVSVQDSVTRRTPVHCAAAAGHSECLILLLENTEDPSVVDRCDAKQRTALALAVANAHLDCAVLLLKYKADCNLPDINKHTPLFRAAIQGLHHRLGDLLLENGAIVSVQDGNGKTPLHLAAACGRRSVLAALIAADPKAATLKDDQGCNVLHWACYNGHSDCVAYLLEQNVIDSLEGNPFSPVHCAVYQGSTNCLISLIRKFGGKAVATPRDTLGGRLPLHVAASAGSADCVRLILTAVGSEEAGLEALDCEGRTPLLSAAVTGQCNAIELLLEWQANVRAVDANKNTALHLACQRRQSPAALVLLDHINSMCVEGETLQEQQQHRAAIINMANKQMRTPLHLAARNGLVSVTRRLLQQGASVVAVDADGLTPALACAPNPTVSRCLATILATNGQNWNADQPTSIQQTSEAYLKSRSGDSQHSSDSEFY; encoded by the exons ATGTTAAAAATGTTTCGTGACGAG CCGCCCTTGATCCAAGCTATATTCAATGGCAACCTGGAAGAGGTAAAGGCTTTGCTGACGCAACAAGTTGATGTAAATTCGAGAGATTCCGAACAACGATCTCCTTTACACGCAGCTGCTTACAT GGGAGATCCAGCCATCGTGCAGTCGTTAATAACTTGGGGAGCTTTTGTCAGCCAAAAAGACAACAGATGGCTTACACCATTGCACCGAGCCTGCCGTTCGGGTAATTGGGGCGCCGTTAACGTCCTGCTGATGTACGAGGCAGATGTGAATATCCGTGATCGCAATTGGCAAACTCCGCTGCACGTTGCTGCTGCAAATAATGCGATACAATGCGCAGAGAGTCTTATCCCTCTGCAAAACATAAACGTCACAGACAG GGGTGGAAGAACGAGCTTACATCATGCGGCCTACAATGGACATTTTGAAATGACGGAGCTTTTAATATCTCAACCCGGGTGCATACTCAACGCTTGCGACAAGAAAGATCGGAGAGCCTTACATTACGCCGCTCACATGGGTCACGATGCTATTGTCAAATTACTAGTCGAAAATACAGCATCGGTCGATGTTAAG GATCGTGAATTATATACTCCGCTGCATGCCGCCGTTGCTTCAGGGAAAGTGAACTGTGTCCGAATAATCATTGCCGCCGGAGCAGACGTTGAGGCAAAGAATGTCTATGGAAATACACCGTTGCACATAGCCTGCTTCAACGGGCATGCGAACACTGTGACGGAATTGATCAACCACAACGCAAATATCG AGGCATTGAATTACCGTGGTCAGACACCGCTCCACGTTGCTGCCGCCAGCGTGCACGGCGTCGAGTGTTTGGAGGTTTTACTATTTTCCGGTGCGCAAATAAACGTTCAATCTCAGGATGGTCGTACTCCGTTGCATGTGACCGCCATTCACGGTCGATTCACACGCTCCAAGAGTCTCCTCGACAGAGGAGCGTCAGTCGACACCCGTGATAAGAATGGAAACACAGCTCTGCATATCGCGGCGTG GTACGGACACGAATGTCTCTCGACTACCTTACTTGAGCGTGGCGCCTCACCAGCAGCACGAAACTCCGATCAGAGAACACCCCTTCATCTTAGTTGCCTCGCAGGGCATATAGAG GTCTGCAGGAAGCTATTACAAGTGGACAATCGGCGTATGGATTCCAGGGATATCAAAGGTCGGACGCCGTTACACTTGGCTGCTTTCAAG GGTTCGGTGGAATGCTTGGACTTGTTACTTTCGAGCGGGGCCAACTTTCGATTGCCGGACAATCAAAACAGATCTGCACTGCATTACGCCGCTGGCCAGGGCCATTATCTCTGCGTTTTCACTCTGGTGGGATTTGTCAGCGACGTCAACGCTCAGGATGCAGAGGGCGCAACACCCTTGCATCTCGCAGCTGCAGCTGCCGATCCTTCGGACTCTGAAGCACG GTGTGTGCAATACCTGTTGAAGCATAAAGCTGACCACCTAGTGCGAGATAAACGTGGATTCACAGCGATTCATTACGCCGTCGCGGGAGGAAATCAACCCGCTCTCGCAGCGTTACTCCGAGCATCCGCACCTCATAATCCATTGGTTTCGTCGGCCTCGTTCGGTACAACCACAGCAGACGGGGATCATCCGCAATGTCCAGCTCTTACGCCGTTACATCTCGCG GCTTATTATGGCCACGGAGAAATCTTGAGACTTCTACTGCCACTCTTCCCGAATACCAACATTAAAGAAGAAACTGGCAAGACGCCTTTGGACTTGGCATCATACCAAGGGCACAAGCAGTGTGTACAACTGTTACTCAGATGCGGTGCTCTTGTATCGGTGCAG gaTTCCGTCACGAGAAGAACTCCTGTACACTGTGCCGCTGCAGCGGGTCATTCCGAATGCTTGATTTTATTATTGGAAAATACCGAGGACCCCTCAGTTGTGGATCGTTGCGATGCCAAGCAACGAACCGCATTGGCATTGGCAGTAGCAAATGCACACCTCGATTGTGCCGTATTGCTCTTAAAATATAAAGCGGACTGCAATTTGCCTGACATAAATAAGCATACTCCATTGTTTCGCGCAGCAATTCAAGGACTACACCACAGGCTCGGAGATCTTCTTTTAGAAAATGGCGCTATTGTCTCAGTCCAGGATGGCAATGGAAAAACACCTTTGCACCTGGCAGCGGCATGCG GCAGACGGTCAGTTCTGGCAGCATTAATAGCAGCTGACCCTAAAGCGGCGACGCTAAAGGATGATCAAGGTTGTAACGTGTTACACTGGGCATGCTACAACGGCCATTCCGATTGTGTCGCATATCTTTTGGAACAGAATGTGATTGACTCGCTGGAAG GTAATCCATTTTCTCCGGTACATTGTGCCGTCTATCAAGGCTCGACTAATTGTCTGATATCATTGATACGCAAGTTTGGAGGAAAGGCAGTAGCAACACCTAGGGATACGCTTGGTGGACGCTTGCCTTTGCATGTCGCCGCCAGCGCTGGCTCTGCGGATTGTGTTCGTCTCATTCTAACTGCAGTCGGATCAGAAGAAGCAGGTCTTGAAGCACTAGACTGTGAAGGACGAACACCTTTGTTAAGCGCTGCGGTAACAGGACAATGCAACGCTATCG AGTTATTATTGGAATGGCAGGCGAACGTACGTGCTGTCGATGCAAACAAAAACACTGCACTTCACTTGGCGTGCCAAAGACGTCAATCACCGGCAGCTCTGGTTCTACTTGATCACATAAACAGCATGTGCGTCGAGGGTGAAACCTTGCAGGAGCAACAACAGCATAGAGCGGCAATAATAAATATGGCGAACAAGCAAATGAGAACGCCGTTACACCTTGCAGCAAGAAATGGTTTAGTGTCGGTGACACGCAGACTTTTGCAGCAAGGTGCCAGTGTTGTTGCAGTCGATGCAGACGGGCTTACACCTGCACTTGCCTGTGCTCCAAATCCAACCGTCTCTCGTTGTTTAGCTACAATACTTGCAACTAATG GTCAAAACTGGAATGCCGATCAACCGACTTCGATTCAGCAAACCTCGGAGGCCTACTTGAAAAGTCGTTCTGGTGATTCTCAACATAGCTCCGATTCCGAGTTTTATTGA
- the LOC124411569 gene encoding serine/threonine-protein phosphatase 6 regulatory ankyrin repeat subunit A-like isoform X3 encodes MSTWYPPLIQAIFNGNLEEVKALLTQQVDVNSRDSEQRSPLHAAAYMGDPAIVQSLITWGAFVSQKDNRWLTPLHRACRSGNWGAVNVLLMYEADVNIRDRNWQTPLHVAAANNAIQCAESLIPLQNINVTDRGGRTSLHHAAYNGHFEMTELLISQPGCILNACDKKDRRALHYAAHMGHDAIVKLLVENTASVDVKDRELYTPLHAAVASGKVNCVRIIIAAGADVEAKNVYGNTPLHIACFNGHANTVTELINHNANIEALNYRGQTPLHVAAASVHGVECLEVLLFSGAQINVQSQDGRTPLHVTAIHGRFTRSKSLLDRGASVDTRDKNGNTALHIAAWYGHECLSTTLLERGASPAARNSDQRTPLHLSCLAGHIEVCRKLLQVDNRRMDSRDIKGRTPLHLAAFKGSVECLDLLLSSGANFRLPDNQNRSALHYAAGQGHYLCVFTLVGFVSDVNAQDAEGATPLHLAAAAADPSDSEARCVQYLLKHKADHLVRDKRGFTAIHYAVAGGNQPALAALLRASAPHNPLVSSASFGTTTADGDHPQCPALTPLHLAAYYGHGEILRLLLPLFPNTNIKEETGKTPLDLASYQGHKQCVQLLLRCGALVSVQDSVTRRTPVHCAAAAGHSECLILLLENTEDPSVVDRCDAKQRTALALAVANAHLDCAVLLLKYKADCNLPDINKHTPLFRAAIQGLHHRLGDLLLENGAIVSVQDGNGKTPLHLAAACGRRSVLAALIAADPKAATLKDDQGCNVLHWACYNGHSDCVAYLLEQNVIDSLEGNPFSPVHCAVYQGSTNCLISLIRKFGGKAVATPRDTLGGRLPLHVAASAGSADCVRLILTAVGSEEAGLEALDCEGRTPLLSAAVTGQCNAIELLLEWQANVRAVDANKNTALHLACQRRQSPAALVLLDHINSMCVEGETLQEQQQHRAAIINMANKQMRTPLHLAARNGLVSVTRRLLQQGASVVAVDADGLTPALACAPNPTVSRCLATILATNGQNWNADQPTSIQQTSEAYLKSRSGDSQHSSDSEFY; translated from the exons ATGTCAACCTGGTAT CCGCCCTTGATCCAAGCTATATTCAATGGCAACCTGGAAGAGGTAAAGGCTTTGCTGACGCAACAAGTTGATGTAAATTCGAGAGATTCCGAACAACGATCTCCTTTACACGCAGCTGCTTACAT GGGAGATCCAGCCATCGTGCAGTCGTTAATAACTTGGGGAGCTTTTGTCAGCCAAAAAGACAACAGATGGCTTACACCATTGCACCGAGCCTGCCGTTCGGGTAATTGGGGCGCCGTTAACGTCCTGCTGATGTACGAGGCAGATGTGAATATCCGTGATCGCAATTGGCAAACTCCGCTGCACGTTGCTGCTGCAAATAATGCGATACAATGCGCAGAGAGTCTTATCCCTCTGCAAAACATAAACGTCACAGACAG GGGTGGAAGAACGAGCTTACATCATGCGGCCTACAATGGACATTTTGAAATGACGGAGCTTTTAATATCTCAACCCGGGTGCATACTCAACGCTTGCGACAAGAAAGATCGGAGAGCCTTACATTACGCCGCTCACATGGGTCACGATGCTATTGTCAAATTACTAGTCGAAAATACAGCATCGGTCGATGTTAAG GATCGTGAATTATATACTCCGCTGCATGCCGCCGTTGCTTCAGGGAAAGTGAACTGTGTCCGAATAATCATTGCCGCCGGAGCAGACGTTGAGGCAAAGAATGTCTATGGAAATACACCGTTGCACATAGCCTGCTTCAACGGGCATGCGAACACTGTGACGGAATTGATCAACCACAACGCAAATATCG AGGCATTGAATTACCGTGGTCAGACACCGCTCCACGTTGCTGCCGCCAGCGTGCACGGCGTCGAGTGTTTGGAGGTTTTACTATTTTCCGGTGCGCAAATAAACGTTCAATCTCAGGATGGTCGTACTCCGTTGCATGTGACCGCCATTCACGGTCGATTCACACGCTCCAAGAGTCTCCTCGACAGAGGAGCGTCAGTCGACACCCGTGATAAGAATGGAAACACAGCTCTGCATATCGCGGCGTG GTACGGACACGAATGTCTCTCGACTACCTTACTTGAGCGTGGCGCCTCACCAGCAGCACGAAACTCCGATCAGAGAACACCCCTTCATCTTAGTTGCCTCGCAGGGCATATAGAG GTCTGCAGGAAGCTATTACAAGTGGACAATCGGCGTATGGATTCCAGGGATATCAAAGGTCGGACGCCGTTACACTTGGCTGCTTTCAAG GGTTCGGTGGAATGCTTGGACTTGTTACTTTCGAGCGGGGCCAACTTTCGATTGCCGGACAATCAAAACAGATCTGCACTGCATTACGCCGCTGGCCAGGGCCATTATCTCTGCGTTTTCACTCTGGTGGGATTTGTCAGCGACGTCAACGCTCAGGATGCAGAGGGCGCAACACCCTTGCATCTCGCAGCTGCAGCTGCCGATCCTTCGGACTCTGAAGCACG GTGTGTGCAATACCTGTTGAAGCATAAAGCTGACCACCTAGTGCGAGATAAACGTGGATTCACAGCGATTCATTACGCCGTCGCGGGAGGAAATCAACCCGCTCTCGCAGCGTTACTCCGAGCATCCGCACCTCATAATCCATTGGTTTCGTCGGCCTCGTTCGGTACAACCACAGCAGACGGGGATCATCCGCAATGTCCAGCTCTTACGCCGTTACATCTCGCG GCTTATTATGGCCACGGAGAAATCTTGAGACTTCTACTGCCACTCTTCCCGAATACCAACATTAAAGAAGAAACTGGCAAGACGCCTTTGGACTTGGCATCATACCAAGGGCACAAGCAGTGTGTACAACTGTTACTCAGATGCGGTGCTCTTGTATCGGTGCAG gaTTCCGTCACGAGAAGAACTCCTGTACACTGTGCCGCTGCAGCGGGTCATTCCGAATGCTTGATTTTATTATTGGAAAATACCGAGGACCCCTCAGTTGTGGATCGTTGCGATGCCAAGCAACGAACCGCATTGGCATTGGCAGTAGCAAATGCACACCTCGATTGTGCCGTATTGCTCTTAAAATATAAAGCGGACTGCAATTTGCCTGACATAAATAAGCATACTCCATTGTTTCGCGCAGCAATTCAAGGACTACACCACAGGCTCGGAGATCTTCTTTTAGAAAATGGCGCTATTGTCTCAGTCCAGGATGGCAATGGAAAAACACCTTTGCACCTGGCAGCGGCATGCGGCAG ACGGTCAGTTCTGGCAGCATTAATAGCAGCTGACCCTAAAGCGGCGACGCTAAAGGATGATCAAGGTTGTAACGTGTTACACTGGGCATGCTACAACGGCCATTCCGATTGTGTCGCATATCTTTTGGAACAGAATGTGATTGACTCGCTGGAAG GTAATCCATTTTCTCCGGTACATTGTGCCGTCTATCAAGGCTCGACTAATTGTCTGATATCATTGATACGCAAGTTTGGAGGAAAGGCAGTAGCAACACCTAGGGATACGCTTGGTGGACGCTTGCCTTTGCATGTCGCCGCCAGCGCTGGCTCTGCGGATTGTGTTCGTCTCATTCTAACTGCAGTCGGATCAGAAGAAGCAGGTCTTGAAGCACTAGACTGTGAAGGACGAACACCTTTGTTAAGCGCTGCGGTAACAGGACAATGCAACGCTATCG AGTTATTATTGGAATGGCAGGCGAACGTACGTGCTGTCGATGCAAACAAAAACACTGCACTTCACTTGGCGTGCCAAAGACGTCAATCACCGGCAGCTCTGGTTCTACTTGATCACATAAACAGCATGTGCGTCGAGGGTGAAACCTTGCAGGAGCAACAACAGCATAGAGCGGCAATAATAAATATGGCGAACAAGCAAATGAGAACGCCGTTACACCTTGCAGCAAGAAATGGTTTAGTGTCGGTGACACGCAGACTTTTGCAGCAAGGTGCCAGTGTTGTTGCAGTCGATGCAGACGGGCTTACACCTGCACTTGCCTGTGCTCCAAATCCAACCGTCTCTCGTTGTTTAGCTACAATACTTGCAACTAATG GTCAAAACTGGAATGCCGATCAACCGACTTCGATTCAGCAAACCTCGGAGGCCTACTTGAAAAGTCGTTCTGGTGATTCTCAACATAGCTCCGATTCCGAGTTTTATTGA
- the LOC124411569 gene encoding serine/threonine-protein phosphatase 6 regulatory ankyrin repeat subunit A-like isoform X4 encodes MGDPAIVQSLITWGAFVSQKDNRWLTPLHRACRSGNWGAVNVLLMYEADVNIRDRNWQTPLHVAAANNAIQCAESLIPLQNINVTDRGGRTSLHHAAYNGHFEMTELLISQPGCILNACDKKDRRALHYAAHMGHDAIVKLLVENTASVDVKDRELYTPLHAAVASGKVNCVRIIIAAGADVEAKNVYGNTPLHIACFNGHANTVTELINHNANIEALNYRGQTPLHVAAASVHGVECLEVLLFSGAQINVQSQDGRTPLHVTAIHGRFTRSKSLLDRGASVDTRDKNGNTALHIAAWYGHECLSTTLLERGASPAARNSDQRTPLHLSCLAGHIEVCRKLLQVDNRRMDSRDIKGRTPLHLAAFKGSVECLDLLLSSGANFRLPDNQNRSALHYAAGQGHYLCVFTLVGFVSDVNAQDAEGATPLHLAAAAADPSDSEARCVQYLLKHKADHLVRDKRGFTAIHYAVAGGNQPALAALLRASAPHNPLVSSASFGTTTADGDHPQCPALTPLHLAAYYGHGEILRLLLPLFPNTNIKEETGKTPLDLASYQGHKQCVQLLLRCGALVSVQDSVTRRTPVHCAAAAGHSECLILLLENTEDPSVVDRCDAKQRTALALAVANAHLDCAVLLLKYKADCNLPDINKHTPLFRAAIQGLHHRLGDLLLENGAIVSVQDGNGKTPLHLAAACGRRSVLAALIAADPKAATLKDDQGCNVLHWACYNGHSDCVAYLLEQNVIDSLEGNPFSPVHCAVYQGSTNCLISLIRKFGGKAVATPRDTLGGRLPLHVAASAGSADCVRLILTAVGSEEAGLEALDCEGRTPLLSAAVTGQCNAIELLLEWQANVRAVDANKNTALHLACQRRQSPAALVLLDHINSMCVEGETLQEQQQHRAAIINMANKQMRTPLHLAARNGLVSVTRRLLQQGASVVAVDADGLTPALACAPNPTVSRCLATILATNGQNWNADQPTSIQQTSEAYLKSRSGDSQHSSDSEFY; translated from the exons AT GGGAGATCCAGCCATCGTGCAGTCGTTAATAACTTGGGGAGCTTTTGTCAGCCAAAAAGACAACAGATGGCTTACACCATTGCACCGAGCCTGCCGTTCGGGTAATTGGGGCGCCGTTAACGTCCTGCTGATGTACGAGGCAGATGTGAATATCCGTGATCGCAATTGGCAAACTCCGCTGCACGTTGCTGCTGCAAATAATGCGATACAATGCGCAGAGAGTCTTATCCCTCTGCAAAACATAAACGTCACAGACAG GGGTGGAAGAACGAGCTTACATCATGCGGCCTACAATGGACATTTTGAAATGACGGAGCTTTTAATATCTCAACCCGGGTGCATACTCAACGCTTGCGACAAGAAAGATCGGAGAGCCTTACATTACGCCGCTCACATGGGTCACGATGCTATTGTCAAATTACTAGTCGAAAATACAGCATCGGTCGATGTTAAG GATCGTGAATTATATACTCCGCTGCATGCCGCCGTTGCTTCAGGGAAAGTGAACTGTGTCCGAATAATCATTGCCGCCGGAGCAGACGTTGAGGCAAAGAATGTCTATGGAAATACACCGTTGCACATAGCCTGCTTCAACGGGCATGCGAACACTGTGACGGAATTGATCAACCACAACGCAAATATCG AGGCATTGAATTACCGTGGTCAGACACCGCTCCACGTTGCTGCCGCCAGCGTGCACGGCGTCGAGTGTTTGGAGGTTTTACTATTTTCCGGTGCGCAAATAAACGTTCAATCTCAGGATGGTCGTACTCCGTTGCATGTGACCGCCATTCACGGTCGATTCACACGCTCCAAGAGTCTCCTCGACAGAGGAGCGTCAGTCGACACCCGTGATAAGAATGGAAACACAGCTCTGCATATCGCGGCGTG GTACGGACACGAATGTCTCTCGACTACCTTACTTGAGCGTGGCGCCTCACCAGCAGCACGAAACTCCGATCAGAGAACACCCCTTCATCTTAGTTGCCTCGCAGGGCATATAGAG GTCTGCAGGAAGCTATTACAAGTGGACAATCGGCGTATGGATTCCAGGGATATCAAAGGTCGGACGCCGTTACACTTGGCTGCTTTCAAG GGTTCGGTGGAATGCTTGGACTTGTTACTTTCGAGCGGGGCCAACTTTCGATTGCCGGACAATCAAAACAGATCTGCACTGCATTACGCCGCTGGCCAGGGCCATTATCTCTGCGTTTTCACTCTGGTGGGATTTGTCAGCGACGTCAACGCTCAGGATGCAGAGGGCGCAACACCCTTGCATCTCGCAGCTGCAGCTGCCGATCCTTCGGACTCTGAAGCACG GTGTGTGCAATACCTGTTGAAGCATAAAGCTGACCACCTAGTGCGAGATAAACGTGGATTCACAGCGATTCATTACGCCGTCGCGGGAGGAAATCAACCCGCTCTCGCAGCGTTACTCCGAGCATCCGCACCTCATAATCCATTGGTTTCGTCGGCCTCGTTCGGTACAACCACAGCAGACGGGGATCATCCGCAATGTCCAGCTCTTACGCCGTTACATCTCGCG GCTTATTATGGCCACGGAGAAATCTTGAGACTTCTACTGCCACTCTTCCCGAATACCAACATTAAAGAAGAAACTGGCAAGACGCCTTTGGACTTGGCATCATACCAAGGGCACAAGCAGTGTGTACAACTGTTACTCAGATGCGGTGCTCTTGTATCGGTGCAG gaTTCCGTCACGAGAAGAACTCCTGTACACTGTGCCGCTGCAGCGGGTCATTCCGAATGCTTGATTTTATTATTGGAAAATACCGAGGACCCCTCAGTTGTGGATCGTTGCGATGCCAAGCAACGAACCGCATTGGCATTGGCAGTAGCAAATGCACACCTCGATTGTGCCGTATTGCTCTTAAAATATAAAGCGGACTGCAATTTGCCTGACATAAATAAGCATACTCCATTGTTTCGCGCAGCAATTCAAGGACTACACCACAGGCTCGGAGATCTTCTTTTAGAAAATGGCGCTATTGTCTCAGTCCAGGATGGCAATGGAAAAACACCTTTGCACCTGGCAGCGGCATGCGGCAG ACGGTCAGTTCTGGCAGCATTAATAGCAGCTGACCCTAAAGCGGCGACGCTAAAGGATGATCAAGGTTGTAACGTGTTACACTGGGCATGCTACAACGGCCATTCCGATTGTGTCGCATATCTTTTGGAACAGAATGTGATTGACTCGCTGGAAG GTAATCCATTTTCTCCGGTACATTGTGCCGTCTATCAAGGCTCGACTAATTGTCTGATATCATTGATACGCAAGTTTGGAGGAAAGGCAGTAGCAACACCTAGGGATACGCTTGGTGGACGCTTGCCTTTGCATGTCGCCGCCAGCGCTGGCTCTGCGGATTGTGTTCGTCTCATTCTAACTGCAGTCGGATCAGAAGAAGCAGGTCTTGAAGCACTAGACTGTGAAGGACGAACACCTTTGTTAAGCGCTGCGGTAACAGGACAATGCAACGCTATCG AGTTATTATTGGAATGGCAGGCGAACGTACGTGCTGTCGATGCAAACAAAAACACTGCACTTCACTTGGCGTGCCAAAGACGTCAATCACCGGCAGCTCTGGTTCTACTTGATCACATAAACAGCATGTGCGTCGAGGGTGAAACCTTGCAGGAGCAACAACAGCATAGAGCGGCAATAATAAATATGGCGAACAAGCAAATGAGAACGCCGTTACACCTTGCAGCAAGAAATGGTTTAGTGTCGGTGACACGCAGACTTTTGCAGCAAGGTGCCAGTGTTGTTGCAGTCGATGCAGACGGGCTTACACCTGCACTTGCCTGTGCTCCAAATCCAACCGTCTCTCGTTGTTTAGCTACAATACTTGCAACTAATG GTCAAAACTGGAATGCCGATCAACCGACTTCGATTCAGCAAACCTCGGAGGCCTACTTGAAAAGTCGTTCTGGTGATTCTCAACATAGCTCCGATTCCGAGTTTTATTGA